A window of Corallococcus macrosporus DSM 14697 contains these coding sequences:
- a CDS encoding type I polyketide synthase — protein sequence MEIAITGMAGRFPGARSLEELWRNLCDGVESIEPLSDEAVLKAGLPPEVLKDPHFVKVASRLEDVAGFDAAFFGYTPREAEVMDPQQRLFLECALEALEDAGHGAPPAELLVGVFGGQALSTYLLLNLMGNAELMRSADPLQLNLGNAGSFLTTRAAYKLDLRGPSFNVESACSTSLVAVHVACQSLLNQECDLALAGGVSINLQIQGGYRYVDGGILSPDGHCRPFDAQAKGIVFGSGAGVVALRRLEDALADGSPIYAVIKGSAVNNDGAARVGYTAPGVEGQAAVISEALGSAGVSAGSIGYVEAHGTGTALGDPIEVQALIRAFGDEAEGPRTCALGSIKPNVGHLDAAAGVAGLIKTALALKHRKLPPSLNFETPNPNIPWDSSPFYVNTKLREWKAPAREPRRAGVSSFGMGGTNAHVILEEPPARAPVKAARAHQLLLLSARTPTALAAQASRLEEHLRANKGLEPADVAYTLQVGRRRHPHRRAIVCQGREDALAALGDVARQLSAAEERTGRPTVFMFPGQGAQYAGMAQGLYERERTFRADVDDCATRLIPHLKQDLRELLFPTAQRAEDAQRQLQQTRLAQPALFTIEYALARLWMSWGVKPEAMIGHSIGEYVAACLAGVFSLPDALGLVAARGQLMQELPPGAMLSVPLSEAELVSSLDARLSVAAVNAPSMTVVAGPVDAVDALKARLDARGVQSRRLHTSHAFHSAMMEPIVAPFTERLRRMKLSAPQIPFLSNVTGTWVTAAEAKDPGYWARHLRQPVRFAAGLSQLQPAQVLLEVGPGRTLSTFASQPGALRQPPTTVTSLRHPDTKQADTAVLLGALGQLWLAGVDVDWEAFRGEEQRLRVGLPTYPFERKRYWVSPDGHRALAAAPSAERAPEARAPDEAPATGYSRPALAVAYVAPETEDQQVVARIWEDVLGVRPVGLHDDFFALGGHSLLATTVVGRLRDTFGFTVPLQSLFEAPTVARLAALVAEQRKRPGHEDPEVEALLRMLAELAAKEGAASR from the coding sequence ATGGAGATCGCAATCACCGGCATGGCCGGGCGCTTCCCGGGTGCGCGCAGCTTGGAAGAGCTGTGGCGCAACCTGTGCGACGGCGTGGAGTCCATCGAGCCGCTTTCGGATGAAGCGGTGCTGAAGGCGGGCCTGCCTCCGGAGGTGCTGAAGGATCCGCACTTCGTGAAGGTGGCCTCGCGGCTGGAGGACGTGGCGGGCTTCGACGCGGCCTTCTTCGGCTACACCCCGCGCGAGGCGGAGGTGATGGACCCGCAGCAGCGCCTCTTCCTGGAGTGCGCGCTGGAGGCGCTGGAGGACGCGGGCCACGGCGCCCCACCCGCCGAGCTGCTGGTGGGCGTCTTCGGCGGCCAGGCCCTGAGCACGTACCTGTTGCTCAACCTGATGGGCAACGCGGAGCTGATGCGCTCCGCGGACCCGCTCCAGCTCAACCTGGGCAACGCGGGCAGCTTCCTCACCACGCGGGCCGCGTACAAGCTGGACCTGCGCGGCCCCAGCTTCAACGTGGAGAGCGCGTGCTCCACGTCGCTGGTCGCCGTCCACGTCGCCTGCCAGAGCCTGCTCAACCAGGAGTGTGACCTGGCGCTCGCGGGCGGCGTGTCCATCAACCTCCAGATTCAGGGCGGCTACCGCTACGTGGACGGCGGCATCCTGTCGCCGGACGGGCACTGCCGTCCCTTCGATGCGCAGGCGAAGGGCATCGTCTTCGGCAGCGGCGCGGGCGTGGTGGCGCTGCGGCGCCTGGAGGACGCGCTGGCGGATGGCAGCCCCATCTACGCCGTCATCAAGGGCTCCGCGGTGAACAACGACGGCGCCGCGCGCGTGGGCTACACCGCGCCCGGCGTCGAGGGCCAGGCCGCCGTCATCTCCGAGGCGCTGGGCAGCGCGGGCGTCTCCGCCGGGAGCATCGGCTACGTGGAGGCGCACGGCACGGGGACGGCGCTGGGGGACCCCATTGAGGTCCAGGCGCTCATCCGCGCCTTCGGCGACGAGGCGGAGGGACCGCGCACCTGCGCCCTGGGCTCCATCAAGCCCAACGTGGGCCACCTGGACGCGGCGGCGGGCGTGGCAGGCCTCATCAAGACGGCGCTGGCGCTCAAGCACCGCAAGCTGCCGCCCAGCCTCAACTTCGAGACGCCGAACCCCAACATCCCCTGGGACTCCAGCCCCTTCTACGTCAACACGAAGCTGCGCGAGTGGAAGGCGCCCGCCCGGGAGCCCCGGCGCGCGGGCGTGAGCAGCTTCGGCATGGGCGGCACCAACGCCCACGTCATCCTGGAGGAGCCCCCCGCCCGCGCGCCCGTGAAGGCCGCGCGCGCGCACCAGCTCCTGCTCCTGTCGGCGCGCACGCCCACGGCGCTGGCCGCGCAGGCGTCCCGGCTGGAGGAGCACCTGCGCGCCAACAAGGGCCTGGAGCCCGCGGACGTGGCGTACACGCTCCAGGTGGGCCGCCGCCGCCATCCCCACCGCCGCGCCATCGTCTGCCAGGGCCGGGAGGACGCGCTGGCCGCCCTGGGCGACGTCGCGCGGCAGCTCTCCGCCGCCGAGGAGCGCACGGGCCGCCCCACAGTGTTCATGTTCCCCGGCCAGGGCGCGCAGTACGCGGGGATGGCACAGGGGCTCTACGAGCGCGAGCGCACCTTCCGCGCGGACGTGGATGACTGCGCCACCCGGCTCATCCCGCACCTGAAGCAGGACCTGCGCGAGCTCCTCTTCCCCACCGCCCAGCGCGCGGAAGACGCCCAGCGCCAGTTGCAGCAGACGCGGCTGGCCCAGCCGGCCCTCTTCACCATCGAGTACGCGCTGGCGCGGCTGTGGATGTCCTGGGGCGTGAAGCCCGAGGCCATGATTGGCCACAGCATCGGCGAGTACGTGGCCGCGTGCCTCGCGGGCGTCTTCAGCCTGCCGGACGCGCTGGGGCTGGTGGCCGCGCGGGGCCAGCTCATGCAGGAGCTGCCGCCGGGGGCCATGCTCTCCGTCCCGCTGTCGGAGGCGGAGCTGGTGTCGTCGCTGGATGCCCGGCTCTCCGTGGCCGCGGTGAACGCGCCGTCGATGACGGTGGTGGCCGGGCCCGTCGACGCCGTGGACGCGCTGAAGGCACGGCTCGACGCGCGGGGCGTCCAGTCGCGCCGCCTGCACACCTCGCACGCGTTCCACTCCGCGATGATGGAGCCCATCGTCGCGCCCTTCACCGAGCGCCTGCGGCGGATGAAGCTGTCCGCGCCGCAAATCCCCTTCCTCTCCAACGTCACCGGCACCTGGGTGACGGCCGCCGAGGCGAAGGACCCCGGCTACTGGGCCCGCCACCTGCGCCAGCCGGTCCGCTTCGCCGCGGGCCTCTCGCAGCTCCAACCCGCGCAGGTGCTGCTGGAGGTCGGCCCCGGCCGGACGCTGAGCACCTTCGCGTCCCAGCCCGGTGCGCTGCGGCAGCCGCCCACCACGGTGACGTCGCTGCGCCATCCGGACACGAAGCAGGCGGACACGGCCGTGCTGCTCGGCGCGCTGGGGCAGCTCTGGCTGGCTGGCGTGGACGTGGACTGGGAGGCCTTCCGAGGCGAGGAGCAGCGCCTCCGCGTCGGGCTGCCCACCTACCCCTTCGAGCGCAAGCGCTACTGGGTCTCCCCGGACGGGCACCGCGCCTTGGCCGCCGCGCCGTCCGCGGAGCGCGCCCCCGAGGCGCGAGCGCCCGACGAGGCCCCGGCCACGGGCTACTCACGCCCCGCCCTGGCGGTGGCGTACGTGGCCCCGGAGACGGAGGACCAGCAGGTGGTGGCCCGCATCTGGGAGGACGTCCTGGGCGTGCGGCCGGTGGGCCTCCACGACGACTTCTTCGCGCTGGGCGGGCACTCCCTGCTGGCCACCACGGTGGTGGGACGGCTGCGGGACACCTTCGGCTTCACGGTGCCGCTGCAGTCGCTGTTCGAGGCACCGACGGTGGCCCGGCTGGCGGCCCTGGTGGCCGAGCAGCGCAAGCGCCCTGGCCATGAAGACCCGGAGGTGGAGGCCCTGCTGCGGATGCTGGCGGAGCTCGCCGCCAAGGAGGGCGCGGCCAGCCGTTAG